One window of the Colletotrichum destructivum chromosome 4, complete sequence genome contains the following:
- a CDS encoding Putative AAA+ ATPase domain, ATPase, AAA-type, core, AAA ATPase, AAA+ lid domain-containing protein — MQRNRQLLAFSTLSVRMHAIGPRALASASRVSASSRLALSVAHRSQCRQFHPSYRLRKSPSEGAEDGKPPEKPASEPQDDASSRSRDDALNKTETNSTDSAFRRSRGGAFASARARLARPRPADELPPVKLPQSFLETGVSLYDPGNRINTLTNDIWHQRYMGARWHDLLWKDLDLVFSHASWNESKLENALRQGNLEAIERRNRILAEASQWLSLSIDEMRSSNNLQSSREPLPTTEFADMLRYSNKFVLSNLLSQHTRETIDADTVQDPGQDSVLQSLVEQYIEEGQPKPRRDGLRLFDPRIRGEIVTAVRAELSLRPDASAAGRELKRPLTVVNIPNYTGRSHTKKLMKHVASCVEADLIHLDAQELAVLVGDYIGQDCAYSRGPMSMLGYRAAEMNGRLAKTEEPSKPNEEDLSGEIEAAWVNLRDHAVDGGYNSPMDNELQKIKEGAKDYVLPSVDRWENLKINAVLEEIAHSASKMTSQPDRSLIIHVDDFVELNMTLEGALLIGRLRAIVDTMWRAGKKVTLVGTSSNENPSDQYASTLKEIAAEECLIPLPLNFQRITNASNTKKIYEANDYLQENLRNIQHMLKTIAGHSPDTSKLRIVGVSKSSPPQFLLDDAEGSYMEVSLIPRVLATSILPLADVYHITRLFYACQGSADPDQSWRVLFDVVESSSYSTAQMHRLQDRPTRSKTSVAGGSAAPSDMQKPEPERLRVSGNYNDYEKKLLSGLVNSSEIKTTFDDVHADAETKNNLKLLTSLSLVRPEAFTYGVLATDRIPGCLLYGPPGTGKTLLAKAVAKESGANMLEVSGASINDMYVGQSEKNVRALFSLAKKLSPLVIFIDEADALLAARGQRNRAAHRETINQFLREWDGMSDTKAFIMVATNRPFDLDDAVLRRLPRKILVDLPLKPDRAAILRILLKGEDLDASVSVDDIARKTVLYSGSDLKNLCVAAAMTAVQEESEEAARHTGPAPYVFPPKRTLRKDHFDKALKMIAASVSEDMDSLKSIRRFDEKYGDVRAKNSQKKRGMGFGVLPTSADAEEARVRQAVA; from the coding sequence ATGCAAAGAAACCGCCAATTGCTGGCATTTTCCACCTTGTCCGTCCGAATGCATGCAATCGGGCCCCGGGCCCTTGCCTCAGCCTCCCGAGTCTCTGCGTCGTCAAGGTTAGCGCTATCAGTCGCCCATCGCAGCCAGTGTCGGCAATTCCACCCGTCGTATAGGTTACGGAAAAGTCCGTCCGAAGGCGCAGAGGACGGGAAACCACCAGAGAAACCGGCCAGCGAGCCGCAGGATGacgccagcagcaggagccGAGATGATGCTTTGAACAAGACCGAGACCAACTCGACAGATTCGGCATTCCGACGCTCGAGGGGCGGCGCCTTCGCTTCCGCGAGAGCGCGTCTTGCGAGACCACGGCCCGCTGACGAGCTCCCACCGGTTAAGCTACCGCAGAGCTTCCTTGAGACCGGCGTGTCGTTATACGATCCAGGGAACCGAATCAACACCCTCACGAACGATATCTGGCACCAACGGTACATGGGCGCCCGCTGGCACGATCTGCTGTGGAAAGATTTGGATTTGGTATTCAGCCACGCCTCCTGGAACGAATCGAAGCTGGAAAATGCGCTGCGGCAGGGAAATTTGGAGGCCATCGAGAGGAGGAATCGAATCCTGGCCGAGGCTTCACAGTGGCTGAGCCTTTCCATCGACGAGATGCGGTCCTCGAACAATCTGCAGAGCTCTCGCgagccgctgccgacgaccGAATTCGCAGACATGCTTCGTTACTCGAACAAGTTCGTCCTGTCCAACCTCTTGTCGCAACACACCCGCGAAACCATCGACGCCGATACCGTACAGGATCCTGGCCAAGACAGTGTTCTGCAGTCGCTGGTTGAGCAATACATCGAGGAGGGAcagccgaagccgaggcgCGACGGACTTAGGCTATTTGACCCTAGGATCCGCGGCGAGATCGTCACAGCGGTGCGCGCCGAGCTCTCTCTGCGGCCGGATGCAAGCGCGGCGGGGAGAGAGCTCAAGAGACCTCTTACTGTTGTCAACATCCCGAACTACACCGGCCGAAGTCACACCAAGAAGCTCATGAAACACGTTGCGTCgtgcgtcgaggccgacctcATCCACCTTGATGCGCAGGAGTTGGCAGTGCTTGTAGGCGACTACATTGGACAGGATTGCGCCTACTCGCGAGGTCCCATGTCCATGTTGGGATACCGTGCGGCGGAGATGAACGGGCGACTGGCCAAGACCGAAGAGCCGTCCAAGCCTAATGAGGAGGACCTGTCCGGAgagatcgaggccgcctGGGTCAACCTTCGGGATCACGCTGTCGATGGTGGCTACAACAGCCCCATGGACAACGAGCTTCAGAAGATCAAAGAGGGTGCCAAGGACTACGTTCTTCCTTCTGTAGACCGATGGGAGAACCTCAAGATCaatgccgtcctcgaggagatTGCCCACTCGGCCTCCAAGATGACGTCGCAGCCCGACCGGAGCCTTATCATCCACGTGGACGACTTCGTTGAGCTCAACATGACGCTCGAGGGAGCGCTGCTCATCGGCAGGCTTCGCGCCATCGTCGATACGATGTGGCGCGCCGGCAAGAAGGTCACGCTCGTCGGCACATCGTCCAACGAGAACCCCTCGGACCAATATGCATCGACGCTGAAAGAAATCGCCGCCgaagagtgtcttattccTCTGCCCCTGAACTTCCAGCGCATCACCAATGCCAGCAACACCAAGAAGATTTACGAGGCCAACGACTACCTGCAGGAGAATCTGCGGAACATCCAGCACATGCTGAAGACAATTGCCGGTCACTCGCCTGACACGAGCAAGCTGCGCATCGTCGGCGTGTCCAAGTCCTCACCTCCACagttcctcctcgacgacgccgagggctcTTACATGGAAGTCTCACTGATCCCCCGCGTCCTGGCCACCTccatcctccccctcgccgacgtctATCACATCACCCGCCTCTTCTACGCCTGCCAGGGCTCCGCCGACCCCGACCAGTCGTGGCGCGTGctcttcgacgtcgtcgagtcCAGCAGCTACAGCACCGCCCAGATGCACCGCCTCCAAGACCGGCCGACGCGTTCCAAGACCTCCGTTGCCGGTGGGAGCGCCGCCCCCTCCGACATGCAGAAACCCGAGCCCGAACGCCTCCGCGTGTCGGGTAACTACAACGActacgagaagaagctcctCAGCGGCCTCGTCAACAGCAGCGAGATCAAGACGACGTTCGACGACGTCCACGCCGACGCGGAGACCAAGAACAACCTCAAACTCCTCACGTCGCTGTCCCTCGTCCGCCCCGAGGCCTTTACCTACGGCGTCCTCGCTACGGACCGGATCCCGGGCTGCCTCCTTTACGGGCCGCCGGGCACGGGCAAGACGCttctcgccaaggccgtcgccaaggaAAGCGGCGCCAACATGCTCGAGGTCAGCGGCGCCAGCATCAACGACATGTACGTGGGACAGAGCGAGAAGAACGTGCGCGCCCTCTTCTCGCTCGCCAAGAAGCTGTCGCCgctcgtcatcttcatcgacgaggccgacgctCTCCTCGCGGCCCGCGGGCAGCGCAACCGCGCCGCGCACCGCGAGACCATCAACCAGTTCCTCCGTGAGTGGGACGGTATGTCCGACACCAAGGCCTTCATCATGGTCGCCACCAACCGACCattcgacctcgacgacgccgtcctccgccgcctgccgcgcaagatcctcgtcgacctgccgCTGAAGCCGGaccgcgccgccatcctccgcATCCTCCTCAAGGGCGAGGATCTGGACGCTtccgtctccgtcgacgacatcgcgCGCAAGACGGTGCTGTACTCTGGCTCCGATCTCAAGAACCTTtgcgtcgccgccgccatgacgGCCGTCCAAGAGGAGAGCGAAGAGGCCGCCAGGCACACGGGCCCGGCGCCCTACGTGTTCCCACCCAAGCGCACGCTGAGGAAGGATCACTTTGACAAGGCGCTCAAAATGATCGCCGCCAGTGTTAGCGAGGACATGGACAGCCTCAAGAGCATTCGACGGTTCGACGAGAAGTACGGCGACGTACGGGCGAAGAACagccagaagaagaggggcaTGGGCTTCGGCGTGCTGCCAACGTCggcagatgccgaggaggcccGGGTTCGTCAAGCTGTTGCGTAG